A single Cucumis melo cultivar AY chromosome 4, USDA_Cmelo_AY_1.0, whole genome shotgun sequence DNA region contains:
- the LOC103503459 gene encoding heavy metal-associated isoprenylated plant protein 39 → MAQKVVLKVMTMTDEKTKQKAIEAAADIYGVDSIAADLKDQKLTVVGSMDAVAIVKKLKKVGKVDIISVGPAKEEKKEEKKEEKKDEKKDEKKEEPKKEEAKKDEKK, encoded by the exons ATGGCTCAG AAAGTTGTGCTGAAGGTGATGACGATGACGGACGAGAAGACGAAGCAGAAAGCAATCGAAGCTGCGGCAGACATCTACG GTGTTGATTCGATCGCGGCGGATCTGAAGGATCAGAAATTGACGGTGGTAGGATCGATGGACGCGGTTGCGATAGTGAAGAAATTGAAGAAAGTAGGTAAAGTGGATATAATATCAGTCGGACCTgcaaaggaagagaagaaagaagagaagaaagaggagAAAAAGGATGAGAAAAAGGATGAGAAAAAAGAGGAGCCCAAGAAAGAGGAGGCtaagaaagatgaaaaaaagTAA
- the LOC103503458 gene encoding heavy metal-associated isoprenylated plant protein 31 isoform X2, protein MVEVRVPNLDCEGCASKLRKALFKLKGVEEVEVEIEMQKITVRGYGLEERKVVKAIKRAGKAAEGWPFPGYSSHYTSFYKYPSSIANHYYDTYGGHNSYSYYSNSNSNSNYTTSTTTTTTTPPPSSNKHHHHHHLNLSNSNNYSSQLHTFFQTPSLYSLALSSDHAIASLFSDDNPHACSIM, encoded by the exons aTGGTGGAGGTTAGAGTTCCAAATCTCGACTGCGAGGGATGCGCTTCAAAGTTAAGGAAAGCTCTTTTCAAGCTTAAAG GAGTGGAAGAAGTGGAAGTGGAAATAGAGATGCAAAAAATAACAGTAAGAGGGTATGGATTGGAAGAGAGAAAAGTGGTAAAAGCAATAAAGAGAGCTGGAAAAGCAGCAGAAGGATGGCCATTTCCAGGATATTCATCTCATTACACTTCCTTCTACAAATACCCTTCTTCTATTGCCAACCATTATTATGACACTTACGGGGGCCACaattcttattcttattattcCAATTCCAATTCCAATTCCAACTACACTACttctactactactactactactactcctCCTCCTTCCTCAAATAAACATCATCATCACCATCATCTCAATCTTTCTAATTCTAATAATTATTCTTCCCAGCTTCACACTTTCTTTCAAACTCCTTCCCTTTACTCTCTCGCTCTCTCCTCTGACCATGCCATTGCTTCCCTTTTTAGTGATGACAATCCTCATGCTTGTTCTATCATGtga
- the LOC103503460 gene encoding low-temperature-induced 65 kDa protein, whose product MDSQIPPHHHHHHHHPLGLHQSAEGKEELEEGEEHHEKKSVLKKVKAKAKKIKDTITKHAHAHDHHDEEDEEDDEEDEVVEDPEIQGAPLYEGAAMRSATAGKGQHQDVGIGIGTTTMMHNYAPPPARREIRSRPSAVDTGFTSVENPTANHKVDDSNVAPNTTMSLSPWKLEEDPHGPKDPRAPHISEVKVHDPSNRGSEEAAGKSQVFDSFAKMKVDDKKPNRTGSPHGLDQEHGGEDHINYAQKISAVGSAVSGKAVAAKDFVASKLGYGETKEGTTADKSSSSSPLEYGKKIALTVTEKLKPGEEDRALSEVISEALNRRKDEVVKVGESAFGRPPSKGVVTESEELTRRLGEEDKEATEKSSVASAAAATGRSVVGMVKDTVGSWLGKAGEQSAPSQQSLGTSQGVEGFVDDSSSRRQAEHGGTGAEVRVLQGSAN is encoded by the exons ATGGACTCACAAATCCCCCCTCATCACCATCACCATCACCATCACCCCCTTGGCCTTCACCAAA GTGcggaaggaaaagaagaattaGAAGAAGGGGAGGAGCATCATGAGAAGAAGTCGGTGCTGAAGAAAGTGAAGGCAAAAGCTAAGAAGATTAAAGACACTATTACAAAGCATGCCCATGCCCATGATCATCATgatgaagaagacgaggagGATGACGAGGAGGATGAAGTTGTAGAAGATCCTGAAATCCAGGGTGcaccat TATATGAAGGTGCTGCAATGAGGAGTGCCACGGCTGGGAAAGGGCAGCATCAAGATGTCGGAATTGGAATTGGAACGACGACAATGATGCACAATTATGCGCCGCCTCCAGCTCGAAGGGAAATCAGAAGTCGTCCCTCTGCTGTTGACACTGGCTTTACTTCCGTCGAGAATCCCACAGCAAATCATAAAGTAGATGACTCCAATGTTGCCCCGAACACGACCATGTCTCTATCTCCATGGAAATTGGAGGAGGATCCTCACGGTCCTAAGGACCCTCGTGCTCCTCATATCTCCGAGGTCAAAGTTCACGATCCCTCTAACAGAG GGAGCGAAGAAGCAGCAGGGAAATCTCAAGTCTTCGATTCATTCGCAAAAATGAAAGTCGACGATAAAAAACCGAACCGAACCGGTTCACCACATGGATTAGACCAAGAACATGGTGGAGAAGACCACATCAATTACGCCCAAAAAATCTCAGCCGTGGGTTCAGCGGTGAGTGGAAAAGCAGTAGCAGCGAAGGATTTTGTGGCATCAAAGCTCGGGTATGGAGAAACAAAAGAAGGAACCACCGCCGATAAGTCGTCTTCGTCTTCACCGTTGGAGTACGGAAAAAAGATAGCATTAACAGTGACAGAGAAGCTAAAGCCAGGGGAAGAAGACAGAGCATTGTCAGAAGTAATTTCAGAGGCTTTGAATAGAAGGAAGGATGAGGTAGTTAAAGTTGGAGAAAGTGCTTTTGGACGGCCACCCTCGAAAGGGGTGGTGACGGAGTCGGAGGAGCTGACACGGCGGCTTGGGGAAGAGGATAAGGAAGCGACAGAGAAATCCTCTGTTGCGAGTGCTGCGGCAGCGACAGGGAGGAGTGTGGTGGGTATGGTGAAAGATACGGTGGGGTCGTGGCTGGGAAAAGCTGGAGAGCAATCTGCGCCGTCGCAACAGTCACTTGGTACTTCACAAG GTGTCGAGGGTTTTGTGGATGATTCTTCATCACGGCGGCAGGCGGAGCATGGTGGGACGGGGGCGGAGGTGCGGGTACTTCAGGGTTCGGCGAATTGA
- the LOC103503458 gene encoding heavy metal-associated isoprenylated plant protein 31 isoform X1 — MSMVEVRVPNLDCEGCASKLRKALFKLKGVEEVEVEIEMQKITVRGYGLEERKVVKAIKRAGKAAEGWPFPGYSSHYTSFYKYPSSIANHYYDTYGGHNSYSYYSNSNSNSNYTTSTTTTTTTPPPSSNKHHHHHHLNLSNSNNYSSQLHTFFQTPSLYSLALSSDHAIASLFSDDNPHACSIM, encoded by the exons ATGTCT aTGGTGGAGGTTAGAGTTCCAAATCTCGACTGCGAGGGATGCGCTTCAAAGTTAAGGAAAGCTCTTTTCAAGCTTAAAG GAGTGGAAGAAGTGGAAGTGGAAATAGAGATGCAAAAAATAACAGTAAGAGGGTATGGATTGGAAGAGAGAAAAGTGGTAAAAGCAATAAAGAGAGCTGGAAAAGCAGCAGAAGGATGGCCATTTCCAGGATATTCATCTCATTACACTTCCTTCTACAAATACCCTTCTTCTATTGCCAACCATTATTATGACACTTACGGGGGCCACaattcttattcttattattcCAATTCCAATTCCAATTCCAACTACACTACttctactactactactactactactcctCCTCCTTCCTCAAATAAACATCATCATCACCATCATCTCAATCTTTCTAATTCTAATAATTATTCTTCCCAGCTTCACACTTTCTTTCAAACTCCTTCCCTTTACTCTCTCGCTCTCTCCTCTGACCATGCCATTGCTTCCCTTTTTAGTGATGACAATCCTCATGCTTGTTCTATCATGtga
- the LOC103503464 gene encoding protein SHORTAGE IN CHIASMATA 1, with product MRTRFLDIDYFASETDSFHYLPVPHLISNQFSTLPDLLHFDFLPEFSLGIDNLTIDSALTKFFHDVLPRRIHDVHNVYRDACDPSSRLQGSTDRIFSSESVETRFLEEEAKGTYEENMEGGWKNFGSETSEIEFVKKDTGIDTKNRNLACDMIQFETPQLDAYLENALLFEKEEAQVLTVLPEAEFDLETLNLGLLKYPSEVKESVYAVECITSEYLFDQRSCLFEDDFSQDGRLLDQLTFPFLEVDEIVPETLPFLSLQNELVFILDNAEPHQIQDVSLLVSNEEYLCSMKCDVEEFLSDHILDPCEVSEIVSSDIFGGSELMSLIETLEIPGRSAIQTKSTFDFPVGPASFEEFQLLDISMDLPFGVFFDLELSSLSEISDCISVESTDFKNFNELIVCHELALVDDTFKSLPVPILSSQGSERPLLAFIEDALASLNVQSLSASDDIYLDWYLLEENSCSSGIHLSYHNMLEEINLKPIEFDQEPCENDSAFYRYVFSDEDLVRETTEDKELKESFPNGISMLPSQTFIVDSSKLLNDRCQRQDIAAVGNTEKALSPWKSKSESSDPNFFLNFQKPVGVGKSESIFNAINSNTMLPRVPCDGKLTNKPFISSTDGSPKQLNVALHQVFLSDNILHLINNSEKTYLAILQNETELRKTYLPYVADDYSLMLSLPKQKLIDCIEKIYLQGSSTYWEEKIMTLAMLYAIKQIAWYLCFYGIYPAHIYLKKLCQSLECLQSRLGFLASLIEEAGNSVDREITLSHPALTTIQDILCSKTSTSTLKVLIIANQIFWWSLKKLLRSLGLSFEELNYGSPIDDQVSNATTIMVDGLVSTCLLVSQEYVSGSFPFNKFRLILEYGGPDGSSQISTYFSNVIDMPHLHFVMLELDKCGNSKAFCEGVDLPQHNELTIEEKSLVENQAGLLKKLLNFLPVEEKCTLASPEETIEADDCRVSLRVPAGTVLDKPQHIDLMSFPEAIIIVNTQKFEKEMIVCRRSSYQRILALEKQGVQVVERDMSLPVDLIITSGICLMWYDCTNIIKKASTSNEASLCLNLCIENIATDLLTSLSLAFLGCVLVFEGEISSLSIVMESSDGLYAAAASLEIDFQLFCSYSSELTDEIILGCIQNVSKFTTRRLYPKMSESETLAESFLTSFPSINPLTAHGILSSESILADFLEWSHERRLQAIRKYCIPDESVSLFSALCKYGEREDSKSVMTECSSSVSSGPDSEICHFNGNSERKRRNFTGGTQYINENMEFLSSFSLKSFTADTPETLAASKSFCSQMFEDPEFLCDLKGLSSSVNNLFNQNNNLEPFDATISMNPTRVCKPRDSWISSAPEISDEIRGRCSSFVQNQGLDRNKRNVQNYHNMNKSENQHEELIDEVVNLANNSVLKDHFPTMMHDNEKDSSRKFKIQRRLSYGQSDHPFCAGDVGNSSSSDFWSSINLHGQSLPGLYNHFPDPSFEPIIMPLQYKDNHSDDCLVQTPVKDSKLLFSLAQKGTSHSDVTPLSIALRSKSLQESSPWTMEFLNRIREKSRNRRLSVPRGSSSPFPENLSNVKKTVKRSSSILEFFKYQGGSTLKKPDQKRRKQSLQSSNSSNNVLSAPTSELSSWTPIDKKSRQTLSFATDGNGSQTKLVWCNDKYGLGKSSKKLGNK from the exons ATGCGAACTCGATTTCTCGACATTGATTACTTTGCTTCGGAAACCGATTCCTTCCACTATCTCCCTGTCCCTCACCTCATTTCCAACCAATTTTCTACCCTCCCCGACCTCCTTCACTTCGATTTTCTCCCTGAGTTCTCTCTCGGAATCGATAACTTAACTATCGATTCTGCACTCACCAAGTTCTTTCACGACGTTCTTCCTCGGAGAATCCACGATGTTCATAATGTCTATCGCGATGCTTGTGATCCGTCTTCGAGACTCCAAGGTTCCACGGACAGGATTTTCTCTTCGGAATCTGTTGAAACTCGATTTCTGGAG GAAGAAGCCAAGGGTACTTACGAAGAAAATATGGAGGGGGGATGGAAGAATTTTGGTTCTGAAACTTCAGAGATTGAATTCGTAAAA AAGGATACTGGGATTGATACAAAGAATAGAAACCTTGCATGTGATATGATCCAATTTGAAACACCTCAGCTTGATGCATACTTG GAAAATGCCTTATTGTTTGAGAAGGAGGAGGCACAAGTCCTTACAGTATTGCCAGAGGCTGAGTTTGATCTT GAGACACTGAATCTAGGGCTTCTTAAGTACCCTTCCGAGGTCAAAGAATCAGTTTATGCTGTCGAATGCATTACCTCAGAATATCTCTTCGACCAAAGATCTTGCTTGTTTGAAGACGATTTTTCTCAGGACGGGAGGCTATTGGATCAATTGACCTTTCCCTTCTTAGAAGTAGACGAGATAGTCCCTGAAACTTTGCCATTCTTATCTTTGCAGAATGAACTTGTTTTTATTCTTGACAATGCCGAACCTCACCAGATACAAGATGTTAGTTTACTTGTCAGCAATGAAGAATATTTGTGCTCCATGAAGTGTGACGTTGAGGAGTTTCTTTCAGATCATATTTTGGACCCATGTGAAGTTTCTGAGATCGTATCCTCTGACATTTTTGGAGGATCCGAGCTAATGAGCTTGATAGAAACTTTGGAGATTCCAGGAAGATCTGCAATTCAAACAAAATCAACTTTCGATTTTCCTGTAGGACCTGCTAGTTTTGAGGAATTCCAGCTGCTGGACATATCCATGGATCTACCTTTTGGAGTCTTCTTTGATTTGGAATTATCATCTTTGTCAGAAATCAGTGACTGTATATCCGTTGAAAGCACGGATTTCAAGAATTTCAATGAATTGATTGTTTGTCATGAACTTGCTCTTGTAGATGACACGTTCAAGTCATTACCTGTACCTATCTTATCTAGTCAGGGATCTGAAAGACCCCTGCTTGCCTTCATAGAGGATGCTTTAGCAAGCCTAAATGTACAATCATTATCTGCATCTGACGACATATATTTGGATTGGTATCTATTGGAGGAAAATAGCTGCAGCTCTGGAATTCATTTGTCATATCATAATATGTTGGAAGAAATTAATTTGAAACCCATAGAATTTGATCAGGAACCTTGTGAAAATGATAGTGCATTTTATAGATATGTTTTCTCAGACGAAGACTTAGTCAGGGAAACAACAGAAGACAAGGAATTGAAGGAGTCTTTTCCTAATGGTATTTCTATGCTTCCTAGTCAAACTTTTATTGTTGATTCAAGCAAATTATTGAACGACAGATGTCAAAGGCAAGATATTGCAGCTGTTGGAAATACTGAGAAGGCTTTATCGCCATGGAAATCAAAATCAGAGTCCAGTGATCCCaacttttttttgaattttcagAAGCCTGTTGGTGTGGGAAAGAGTGAATCTATATTTAATGCAATAAACTCCAATACTATGCTCCCCAGGGTTCCATGTGATGGAAAATTGACTAACAAGCCTTTTATCTCCAGTACCGATGGTAGTCCGAAACAATTGAATGTtgcattacatcaagttttTCTGTCTGATAACATTTTACATCTCATTAACAACTCTGAGAAAACTTATCTAGCAATCTTGCAAAATGAGACAGAGCTGAGGAAGACATATCTTCCATATGTAGCTGATGATTATTCTTTAATGCTCAGTCTTCCGAAACAGAAGTTGATAGACTGTATTGAAAAAATATACTTGCAAGGATCAAGTACCTACTGGGAAGAAAAAATAATGACATTAGCCATGTTATATGCCATTAAACAGATAGCTTGGTATTTGTGTTTCTATGGTATCTACCCAGCTCATATATATCTAAAGAAGTTATGTCAGAGCCTGGAGTGTTTACAATCAAGGTTGGGTTTCTTGGCGTCCTTGATTGAGGAGGCAGGAAATTCGGTTGACAGAGAAATTACCTTATCACATCCGGCACTTACTACCATCCAGGATATCTTATGCTCAAAGACTTCGACTAGTACTCTCAAAGTTCTGATCATAGCAAACCAAATTTTCTGGTGGTCATTAAAAAAATTGCTCAGGTCCTTGGGATTGTCTTTTGAAGAGCTAAATTATGGGAGCCCTATTGATGATCAAGTGTCTAATGCAACAACCATTATGGTGGATGGCCTTGTTTCCACTTGTTTGTTGGTATCCCAAGA GTATGTATCTGGGAGTTTTCCATTCAACAAATTTCGCCTTATCTTGGAATATGGAGGTCCCGATGGCTCTTCTCAGATCTCCACTTATTTTTCAAATGTAATCGACATGCCTCATCTACATTTTGTAATGTTAGAGCTGGACAAGTGTGGAAATTCTAAAGCATTTTGTGAAGGTGTTGATCTGCCTCAACATAATGAACTGACCATC GAAGAGAAGTCTTTGGTGGAGAATCAGGCCGGGTTGTTAAAGAAATTGTTGAACTTTTTACCTGTTGAGGAAAAATGCACATTGGCATCTCCAGAGGAAACAATTGAAGCAGATGATTGCAGAGTGTCTCTACGAGTGCCAGCAGGAACAGTCTTGGATAAACCTCAACATATCGACCTCATGTCATTTCCTGAAgcaattattattgttaacaCTCAGAAATTTGAAAAGGAAATGATTGTATGTAGAAGAAGTTCATATCAAAGAATTCTTGCATTGGAGAAACAAGGTGTCCAGGTTGTGGAACGAGACATGAGTTTGCCTGTGGATCTAATAATTACTTCTGGAATTTGCTTAATGTGGTATGACTGCACAAATATTATCAAGAAAGCCAGTACTTCAAATGAAGCTTCGTTGTGCTTGAATTTATGCATAGAGAATATTGCAACAGATCTTTTGACATCTCTAAGTTTAGCTTTTCTGGGTTGCGTTCTG GTATTTGAGGGAGAAATCAGTTCCCTCTCCATTGTAATGGAATCTTCAGATGGACTGTATGCTGCAGCAGCAAGTTTGGAAATTGATTTTCAGCTCTTCTGTTCCTATTCATCTGAGTTGACAGATGAAATTATCCTGGGCTGCATTCAAAATGTTTCTAAGTTCACGACTAGGCGCCTATACCCCAAGATGTCTGAATCAGAAACTCTTGCAGAGTCATTTCTTACGAGTTTCCCTTCAATTAATCCTTTGACAGCTCACGGGATACTTTCTTCAGAAAGCATTCTTGCTGACTTCCTAGAATGGTCACATGAGCGCAGGCTCCAAGCAATTAGAAAATATTGTATTCCTGATGAAAGTGTCTCTCTATTTAGTGCTCTGTGCAAATATGGTGAGCGGGAGGATTCAAAATCAGTGATGACAGAATGCTCCTCCTCGGTATCTTCTGGTCCTGATTCAGAAATTTGTCACTTTAATGGTAATTctgaaagaaagagaagaaatttcACTGGTGGTACACAATACATTAATGAAAATATGGAGTTTTTGAGTTCCTTTAGCCTGAAATCGTTTACTGCTGACACTCCAGAAACTTTAGCGGCATCGAAATCGTTTTGTTCTCAAATGTTTGAAGATCCCGAATTCCTTTGTGATCTCAAGGGGTTATCTTCATctgtaaataatttgtttaatcAAAACAATAATCTAGAGCCTTTTGATGCAACTATATCAATGAATCCTACCAGGGTCTGTAAGCCACGTGATTCTTGGATCTCTTCTGCTCCTGAAATCTCCGATGAGATTAGAGGGCGTTGCTCATCATTTGTTCAAAATCAAGGATTAGACCGAAACAAAAGAAATGTACAGAACTATCATAATATGAATAAGTCTGAGAATCAGCATGAGGAGCTTATAGATGAAGTAGTTAACCTGGCTAATAACTCTGTATTAAAAGATCACTTTCCAACTATGATGCACGATAATGAAAAAGATTCATCAAGAAAGTTCAAAATTCAAAGACGATTGTCTTACGGACAAAGTGATCACCCATTCTGTGCAGGTGATGTTGGGAACAGCTCAAGTTCAGATTTTTGGAGTTCTATCAATTTGCATGGGCAGAGTTTGCCAGGATTGTACAATCATTTTCCTGATCCTAGTTTTGAACCCATTATTATGCCTCTTCAGTACAAGGATAACCACTCAGATGATTGTTTAGTACAAACTCCTGtaaaagattcaaaattattattttcacTCGCACAGAAAGGCACATCACATTCTGATGTAACCCCATTGTCCATTGCCCTCCGTTCAAAAAGTCTTCAAGAAAGTTCACCTTGGACTATGGAATTTCTTAACCGAATCAGGGAAAAAAGTAGAAATCGTCGGCTTTCTGTTCCACGTGGCTCCTCTTCACCTTTTCCTGAGAATTTGAGTAATGTAAAAAAAACTGTCAAAAGAAGTTCCTCCATTCTTGAATTTTTCAAGTACCAAGGGGGCAGCACTCTGAAGAAACCGGATCAAAAGAGGCGAAAACAATCATTGCAATCATCAAACTCGTCCAACAATGTATTATCAGCTCCAACTAGTGAACTCTCTTCATGGACGCCTATTGATAAAAAATCAAGACAG ACTTTATCTTTTGCGACTGATGGCAACGGGAGCCAAACTAAGCTGGTCTGGTGCAATGACAAGTATGGTTTAGGAAAAAGCTCAAAGAAACTTGGTAATAAATGA